Proteins found in one Magnolia sinica isolate HGM2019 chromosome 5, MsV1, whole genome shotgun sequence genomic segment:
- the LOC131246857 gene encoding uncharacterized protein At3g27210-like, translating to MGSCVSVNKNKDPAMKIPFPIDSKAPNLSISSPTHQNLTNGKHPNARFASQSRNASREFGSKEDAFFDSQAWLESDGEDDFVSINGDLTPSHGSSTPNHQRSASGTSRLNRVSFTDRISDSKLETSPTNKITRLSELLKESPQSQRVADGQNISGSQTNTNGKLGSDEAHIEIPLKSSEGSPNSVLNSKRTQSKDLKHEKMKSAKTAQCCLLSLVPNRKQPSSRPHNGG from the exons ATGGGTTCTTGTGTTTCAGTCAATAAAAACAAAGATCCTGCAATGAAAATCCCATTCCCTATAGATTCCAAAGCTCCAAACCTCTCAATTTCATCACCCACCCATCAAAACCTGACAAATGGCAAACACCCAAATGCACGATTCGCTTCTCAGAGCCGGAACGCTAGCCGCGAGTTCG GCAGTAAAGAGGACGCATTCTTTGATTCACAGGCCTGGTTAGAATCTGATGGTGAGGATGATTTCGTCAGCATCAATGGAG ATTTAACACCATCCCATGGTAGTAGTACTCCAAACCATCAAAGAAGTGCCTCTGGAACTTCTCGGCTCAACAGAGTCTCTTTCACGGACAGAATATCAGACTCCAAACTTGAAACTTCTCCAACCAATAAGATAACAAGGCTATCTGAACTTTTGAAGGAAAGCCCACAAAGCCAACGAGTTGCCGACGGCCAAAACATCAGCGGGTCCCAAACTAATACCAATGGGAAGCTAGGATCTGATGAGGCCCACATTGAAATTCCTCTGAAATCATCAGAAGGAAGCCCAAATTCTGTCTTGAACAGCAAGAGAACTCAAAGCAAAGATTTGAAGCATGAAAAGATGAAATCCGCTAAGACGGCCCAGTGCTGCCTTCTGAGTTTGGTACCAAACCGTAAGCAGCCGAGCTCCAGGCCCCACAACGGAGGGTAA